Proteins encoded in a region of the Saccharothrix ecbatanensis genome:
- a CDS encoding FadR/GntR family transcriptional regulator, with amino-acid sequence MLEVVMTEQQPARLVTRMNRAIRDEITGLILNRRLKSGDPLPTETELVEALGVSRNSIREALKALQALDIVEIRHGYGTYVGRLSLDPLADGLTFRALHDIGRDLRSMEEIVEVREALEGALIRRVAATIPEADLAVLDEVTRRMHERATAGETFAEEDCEFHEVLYRSLDNALVTQLLRAFWDVFHRVNHRLGVTDPDPMQTVRRHRAIVTALRKRDVARAEAAMAEHFRNLDVRVAQLRST; translated from the coding sequence ATGTTGGAGGTCGTCATGACGGAGCAGCAGCCCGCGCGGCTGGTCACCAGGATGAACCGGGCCATCCGGGACGAGATCACCGGCCTGATCCTGAACCGTCGCCTGAAGTCGGGCGACCCGTTGCCCACCGAGACCGAGCTGGTCGAGGCGCTGGGTGTGAGCCGCAACTCGATCCGCGAGGCGCTCAAGGCGTTGCAGGCGCTGGACATCGTGGAGATCCGACACGGCTACGGCACCTACGTCGGCCGCCTGTCCCTGGACCCGCTCGCAGACGGGCTGACCTTCCGCGCGCTGCACGACATCGGCCGCGATCTGCGGTCGATGGAGGAGATCGTGGAGGTGCGGGAGGCGCTGGAGGGCGCGTTGATCCGGCGGGTCGCCGCGACCATCCCGGAGGCCGACCTCGCGGTGCTGGACGAGGTGACCCGGCGGATGCACGAGCGGGCCACGGCCGGTGAGACGTTCGCCGAGGAGGACTGCGAGTTCCACGAGGTGCTGTACCGGTCGTTGGACAACGCGCTGGTGACCCAGTTGCTGCGGGCGTTCTGGGACGTCTTCCACCGGGTCAACCACCGGCTCGGGGTGACCGATCCCGACCCGATGCAGACGGTGCGCCGGCACCGGGCCATCGTCACCGCGCTGCGCAAGCGCGACGTGGCGCGCGCCGAGGCGGCGATGGCGGAGCACTTCCGCAACCTCGACGTCCGGGTCGCCCAGCTGCGCTCCACCTGA
- a CDS encoding dihydrodipicolinate synthase family protein, whose protein sequence is MTQLDGGVVPPVCTPLTPERELDVPSLERLTAFLIEAGVHGLFVTGSTGEVAYLPDDVRYRALEVVAGVAAGQVPVLAGIIDTTTPRVVEHAKAVKAFGADALVATAPFYAPTHPSEFGGHFRAIRAAVDLPLIAYDIPASVGSKLPTDVVVELAEDGTLAALKDSSGDLDGLRAVLERTDPTRFQCYSGSETLADLGLFIGAHGLVPGIANVDPHGYLRLYEAARREDWDAARAEQSRLRRLFEVIRVGGTRMGRYSSAIGAFKEGLKCRGVIANATTSQPMIPLDDTERAAVRQHLDEAGLL, encoded by the coding sequence TTGACCCAGCTCGATGGCGGCGTCGTGCCACCCGTGTGCACCCCGCTCACCCCGGAACGGGAGCTCGACGTCCCCTCACTGGAACGCCTGACCGCGTTCCTGATCGAGGCGGGGGTGCACGGCCTGTTCGTCACCGGCTCGACCGGTGAGGTCGCCTACCTGCCGGACGACGTGCGCTACCGGGCGCTGGAGGTGGTCGCGGGCGTCGCCGCGGGCCAGGTGCCCGTGCTCGCCGGGATCATCGACACCACCACGCCACGCGTGGTGGAGCACGCCAAGGCGGTGAAAGCCTTCGGCGCCGACGCGCTCGTGGCGACCGCCCCGTTCTACGCGCCCACCCACCCCTCGGAGTTCGGCGGGCACTTCCGGGCCATCCGGGCGGCGGTGGACCTGCCGCTGATCGCCTACGACATCCCCGCCTCCGTCGGCTCCAAGCTGCCCACCGACGTGGTGGTGGAACTCGCGGAGGACGGCACGCTTGCCGCGTTGAAGGACTCCAGCGGCGACCTCGACGGGCTTCGCGCGGTGCTGGAACGCACCGACCCGACCAGGTTCCAGTGCTACTCGGGTTCGGAGACGCTCGCCGACCTCGGCCTGTTCATCGGGGCGCACGGACTCGTGCCGGGCATCGCCAACGTCGACCCGCACGGCTACCTGCGGCTCTACGAAGCCGCTCGGCGCGAAGACTGGGACGCCGCGCGAGCCGAGCAGTCGCGGCTGCGGCGGCTGTTCGAGGTGATCCGCGTCGGCGGCACGCGGATGGGGCGCTACTCGTCGGCCATCGGCGCGTTCAAAGAGGGTCTGAAATGCCGTGGAGTAATCGCGAACGCGACGACGAGCCAGCCGATGATCCCGCTGGACGACACGGAGCGGGCGGCCGTACGGCAGCACCTCGACGAGGCCGGTCTGCTCTAA
- a CDS encoding beta-galactosidase, protein MKGTITMSSLVRDRLGGFAFGADYNPEQWPESVWDDDMALMKSAGVTMVSVGIFGWAAVEATPGSYDFGWVDRVMDRLAANGIGACLATMTASPPPWLAHRHPETLPRRADGTVLSPGSRQHFCPSGPVYREHAARLVEAIATRYADHPALAMWHINNEYGCHVPECFCDVSAAAFRSWLADRYGDVDALNDAWSTTFWSQRYADLAEVLPPRAAPTFLNPAQVLDYKRFSSDALLECFLMEKEILRRATPTVPVTTNFVGAWHRIDVTSWAPHLDVVSYDSYPDPNEPDTVIQAAFMYDRMRALHGKPWLLLEQAPSAVNWRAHNAPKAVGEMRLWSYQAVARGADAIMYFQWRQSRGGAERFHSAMVPHGGPETRAYAETAALGAELGRLGPVLGSTVDAPVALVSDWSSGWALQGNALPSAGLVQEETDFAHYRSLWKAGVAVDVVSPSVDLSRYRLVVVPNLYAVDLDVAERLVEYVRAGGHLVMSFFSGIVDSAERVHLGGYPGPFRELLGLGVDEFWPLPPGGTVALDSGGAGTHWSEWITPAGADVLDRFADGELAGMPAITRHAFGDGVATYLGTRPDEATMADVVGRALTAAGVTPVLEGVPDGVEVVERGGNGRWLFLLNHNKTAVTVPLPADAVDVLTGDVLGAEVELAGRGVVVARLS, encoded by the coding sequence GTGAAAGGCACGATCACCATGAGTTCCCTTGTCCGGGACCGCCTCGGCGGGTTCGCGTTCGGCGCCGACTACAACCCCGAGCAGTGGCCGGAGTCGGTGTGGGACGACGACATGGCTCTGATGAAGTCCGCCGGGGTGACGATGGTGTCGGTCGGCATCTTCGGCTGGGCGGCGGTCGAGGCCACGCCCGGCAGCTACGACTTCGGCTGGGTGGACCGCGTGATGGACCGGCTGGCCGCCAACGGGATCGGCGCGTGCCTCGCCACCATGACCGCGTCCCCGCCGCCGTGGCTCGCGCACCGGCACCCGGAGACGCTGCCCCGTCGAGCGGACGGAACCGTGCTGTCGCCCGGCTCCCGGCAGCACTTCTGCCCGTCCGGCCCGGTGTACCGCGAGCACGCGGCCCGGCTGGTGGAGGCCATCGCGACCCGCTACGCCGACCACCCGGCACTGGCCATGTGGCACATCAACAACGAGTACGGCTGCCACGTGCCGGAGTGCTTCTGCGACGTCTCGGCGGCGGCGTTCCGGTCCTGGCTGGCCGACCGGTACGGCGACGTGGACGCGCTCAACGACGCGTGGTCCACGACGTTCTGGTCGCAGCGCTACGCCGATCTCGCCGAGGTGCTGCCACCCCGTGCCGCGCCGACGTTCCTGAACCCGGCGCAGGTGCTGGACTACAAGCGGTTCTCCTCCGACGCGCTGCTGGAGTGCTTCCTGATGGAGAAGGAGATCCTGCGCCGTGCCACTCCGACCGTGCCGGTGACCACGAACTTCGTCGGCGCGTGGCACCGGATCGACGTGACGTCGTGGGCGCCGCACCTGGACGTGGTCTCCTACGACTCCTACCCGGACCCGAACGAGCCCGACACGGTGATCCAGGCCGCGTTCATGTACGACCGGATGCGCGCGTTGCACGGCAAGCCGTGGCTGTTGCTGGAGCAGGCCCCGAGCGCGGTGAACTGGCGTGCGCACAACGCGCCCAAGGCTGTCGGCGAGATGCGGCTGTGGAGCTACCAGGCGGTCGCGCGCGGCGCGGACGCGATCATGTACTTCCAGTGGCGGCAGTCCCGCGGCGGCGCGGAGCGGTTCCACTCGGCGATGGTGCCGCACGGCGGACCCGAGACGCGGGCGTACGCCGAGACGGCCGCGCTCGGCGCCGAGCTGGGGCGGTTGGGGCCGGTGCTCGGCAGCACGGTCGACGCGCCGGTGGCGCTGGTGAGCGACTGGTCGAGCGGCTGGGCGTTGCAGGGCAACGCGCTGCCGTCCGCCGGACTCGTGCAGGAGGAGACCGACTTCGCCCACTACCGCTCGCTGTGGAAGGCGGGCGTGGCGGTCGACGTGGTGTCGCCGTCGGTGGACCTGAGCCGGTACCGGCTCGTCGTGGTGCCCAACCTGTACGCGGTGGACCTCGACGTCGCCGAACGGCTGGTCGAGTACGTGCGCGCGGGCGGACACCTCGTGATGTCGTTCTTCTCCGGCATCGTGGACAGCGCCGAACGGGTGCACCTCGGCGGCTACCCCGGACCGTTCCGCGAACTCCTCGGCCTCGGCGTGGACGAGTTCTGGCCGCTGCCGCCCGGCGGCACGGTCGCGCTCGACTCCGGCGGCGCCGGCACCCACTGGTCGGAGTGGATCACCCCGGCCGGCGCGGACGTGCTCGACCGGTTCGCCGACGGTGAGCTCGCGGGAATGCCCGCGATCACCCGGCACGCGTTCGGAGACGGCGTGGCGACCTACCTCGGGACACGGCCGGACGAGGCGACGATGGCCGACGTGGTCGGCCGTGCGCTCACCGCGGCGGGCGTCACCCCGGTTCTCGAAGGCGTGCCGGACGGGGTCGAGGTGGTGGAGCGCGGGGGGAACGGTCGGTGGCTGTTCCTGCTGAACCACAACAAGACCGCCGTCACGGTGCCCCTGCCAGCCGACGCGGTCGACGTGCTCACCGGCGACGTGCTCGGTGCGGAAGTGGAGCTGGCGGGTCGGGGTGTGGTGGTGGCACGGCTGAGCTGA
- a CDS encoding sialidase family protein: MRLRRIGTSLLAIVLLSTAPAPFAAAAQECTSVPYTSGTEGYHTFRIPAVVRAASGEVLAFAEGRVESAGDSGAIHVVLRRSADGGCTWGPMSVVSDNGDATAGNPAPVVLPGGDIVLLTTRNGRVSEREIMTGAVSPEDSRRVFVQRSVDDGRTWTPEREITQVAKRADWRWYATAPGHAIVLRHGPGPHAGRIVVPANHSSAPPAGSTDLGTEAKYYGGHSLISDDGGNTWRIGFSEDRTDPGIASNETTVAQLPDGRLYFNSRNQGTQATRVDATSSDGGSTLDAPYRPQAGLTGPKVQGSVLQTVRPDLLLFSGPSNPTARRSMAVRASSDQGRTWRQAHVVSDNPAAYSDLVQLGGATVGLLYETGVKGSYETITFTRIPMGKLAKQ, from the coding sequence GTGAGACTGCGTCGTATCGGAACATCGCTGCTGGCGATCGTCCTGTTGAGCACGGCCCCGGCGCCGTTCGCCGCCGCCGCGCAGGAGTGCACCTCCGTGCCGTACACCTCCGGCACGGAGGGTTACCACACGTTCCGCATCCCGGCGGTGGTGCGTGCCGCCTCGGGTGAGGTGCTGGCGTTCGCCGAAGGCCGCGTCGAGTCCGCGGGCGACTCCGGCGCGATCCACGTCGTGCTGCGCCGTTCCGCCGATGGTGGCTGCACGTGGGGGCCGATGTCGGTGGTGTCGGACAACGGCGACGCCACCGCGGGCAACCCGGCTCCGGTCGTGCTGCCCGGCGGCGACATCGTGCTGCTGACCACGCGCAACGGGCGGGTCAGCGAGCGGGAGATCATGACCGGCGCGGTGTCACCGGAGGACTCACGGCGCGTGTTCGTCCAGCGCAGCGTGGACGACGGTCGCACCTGGACACCCGAGCGGGAGATCACCCAGGTCGCGAAGCGGGCGGACTGGCGCTGGTACGCCACCGCTCCGGGCCACGCGATCGTGCTGCGGCACGGACCGGGGCCGCACGCCGGGCGCATCGTCGTGCCGGCCAACCACTCCAGCGCGCCGCCCGCCGGTTCGACCGACCTCGGCACCGAGGCGAAGTACTACGGCGGGCACTCGCTGATCAGCGACGACGGCGGGAACACCTGGCGGATCGGCTTCTCCGAGGACCGGACCGACCCCGGCATCGCGTCGAACGAGACGACGGTGGCGCAGCTACCGGACGGCCGGCTGTACTTCAACAGCCGCAACCAGGGCACGCAGGCGACCCGGGTCGACGCGACGAGCAGCGACGGCGGCTCGACGCTGGACGCCCCGTACCGCCCGCAAGCGGGCCTCACCGGGCCGAAGGTGCAGGGCAGCGTCCTCCAGACCGTGCGCCCCGACCTGCTGCTGTTCTCCGGGCCGTCCAACCCCACCGCACGCCGCTCGATGGCCGTGCGGGCCAGTTCCGACCAGGGCCGGACCTGGCGGCAGGCGCACGTGGTCTCCGACAACCCGGCCGCCTACTCCGACCTCGTGCAGCTCGGCGGGGCGACGGTGGGTCTGCTCTACGAGACCGGGGTGAAGGGGTCGTACGAGACGATCACGTTCACCCGGATCCCGATGGGCAAGCTTGCGAAGCAGTGA
- a CDS encoding sialidase family protein yields the protein MRATALLSVVLSGVLAISLTQASAAEPAQSGSAAPYLQEQVLFKASEEQGYRCFRIPAVVRSADGTLLAFAEGRVDNCGDTGDIDVVLKRSTDGGLTWSPVQLVNEGKGDTHGNPVPIVDRTTGRIFLFTTYNAGRADDGPCGVPCSRTPHVQHSDDDGLTWSDPVDISSQVKLPEWDFWYATGPVHGIQLTRGAHAGRLVFGVSGETSDGGATKSVANAAALVYSDDHGATWQVGAVDTIEFPAGGTFGQKPQEITVTELVDGSVYAGARDQGGTDIGNRGFAISKDGGESFSTPFQAIPDLVTPVVQGAVLRLDRIGHPERILFSAPSDTDRRRWMMIRSSYDNGRTWDSAEQGARITSDWSGYSDMVQISEPTARSTEIGLMYEGGAVDARDEIRFARFNEEYLGWRDPVGPTTPDVSTTNKDAYVLGGPALTEGRFDRGLALDGVDDYLRVPYDPAHLPGDGDLTYTAWIRYGASKSDQSLLWLGGMGTTAPQLWLRAEPRNQRLVARMTTADGSAGVVSTQAYDDQQWHHVVLQRSAGQLLLWVDGERVASGPDVAGSVSRRVPFQLQIGQRQDNSQRWQGALDEVRLYTRALSPAELDRVRLTNADVPEGQVLRLPLDRMHTTQGGRP from the coding sequence ATGAGAGCAACAGCGCTGTTGTCCGTGGTGTTGTCCGGGGTGTTGGCGATCAGCCTCACCCAAGCTTCCGCCGCCGAACCCGCCCAATCGGGTTCCGCCGCGCCCTATTTGCAGGAACAGGTCCTGTTCAAGGCTTCCGAGGAACAGGGTTACCGGTGCTTCCGCATTCCCGCGGTGGTGCGCAGCGCCGATGGCACGCTGCTGGCGTTCGCCGAGGGCCGCGTCGACAACTGCGGCGACACCGGCGATATCGACGTGGTGCTCAAGCGCTCCACGGACGGCGGCCTGACGTGGTCGCCGGTGCAACTGGTGAACGAGGGCAAGGGCGACACGCACGGCAACCCCGTGCCGATCGTCGACCGCACCACCGGCCGGATCTTCCTGTTCACCACCTACAACGCGGGCCGTGCCGACGACGGGCCGTGCGGCGTGCCGTGCAGCCGCACACCGCACGTGCAGCACAGCGACGACGACGGCCTGACGTGGTCGGACCCGGTCGACATCAGCTCGCAGGTCAAGTTGCCCGAGTGGGACTTCTGGTACGCCACCGGCCCGGTTCACGGCATCCAGCTCACCCGCGGTGCGCACGCCGGCAGGCTCGTGTTCGGCGTGTCCGGCGAGACCAGCGACGGCGGCGCCACCAAGTCGGTCGCCAACGCCGCCGCACTCGTCTACAGCGACGACCACGGCGCGACGTGGCAGGTCGGCGCGGTCGACACCATCGAGTTCCCGGCCGGTGGGACGTTCGGCCAGAAGCCGCAGGAGATCACGGTCACCGAACTCGTCGACGGCTCGGTCTACGCCGGCGCGCGGGATCAGGGCGGCACGGACATCGGCAACCGCGGCTTCGCGATCAGCAAGGACGGCGGCGAGTCGTTCAGCACCCCGTTCCAGGCGATCCCGGACCTGGTGACGCCGGTGGTGCAGGGCGCGGTGCTGCGGCTGGACCGGATCGGCCACCCCGAGCGGATCCTGTTCTCCGCGCCGTCCGACACCGACCGCCGCCGTTGGATGATGATCCGCTCCTCTTACGACAACGGCCGCACGTGGGACTCCGCCGAGCAGGGCGCCCGCATCACCTCCGACTGGTCCGGCTACTCGGACATGGTGCAGATCAGCGAGCCGACAGCGCGTTCCACGGAGATCGGGCTGATGTACGAGGGCGGCGCGGTCGACGCCCGCGACGAGATCCGGTTCGCCCGGTTCAACGAGGAGTACCTGGGGTGGCGCGACCCAGTCGGCCCGACCACGCCCGATGTGTCGACGACGAACAAGGACGCCTACGTCCTCGGCGGGCCGGCGTTGACCGAGGGGCGGTTCGACCGCGGTCTCGCCCTGGACGGCGTGGACGACTACCTGCGCGTTCCCTACGACCCGGCCCATCTGCCCGGTGACGGCGACCTGACGTACACCGCGTGGATCCGCTACGGCGCGTCGAAGAGCGACCAGTCGCTGCTGTGGCTGGGCGGGATGGGCACTACCGCGCCGCAACTGTGGTTGCGGGCGGAACCCCGCAACCAACGGCTGGTCGCTCGCATGACCACGGCGGACGGCAGCGCCGGCGTTGTCTCCACGCAAGCGTACGACGACCAGCAGTGGCACCACGTGGTGTTGCAGCGGTCGGCCGGTCAGCTGCTGCTGTGGGTCGACGGCGAGCGGGTCGCGTCCGGTCCCGACGTCGCGGGCTCGGTCAGCCGGCGGGTGCCGTTCCAGCTCCAGATCGGTCAACGGCAGGACAACAGCCAGCGCTGGCAGGGCGCGCTGGACGAAGTCCGCCTCTACACACGGGCGCTGTCCCCTGCAGAACTGGACCGGGTGCGCCTGACCAACGCCGACGTGCCGGAGGGCCAGGTGCTGCGCCTGCCGCTCGACCGGATGCACACCACTCAGGGAGGCCGACCGTGA